The following DNA comes from Hyphomicrobiales bacterium.
CCGCAAGGTCATAGAAAAGGCCAAGGGCATCCTGATGAAGACCCGCGGCATTGGCGAGGACGAGGCTTATTCGCTGTTGCGCAGCACGGCGATGAACCAGAACCGCAAGATCCATGAAATTGCCCAGAGCCTGGTTACGGCGGCGGGCCTGCTGGAGGGCCCCTGAGCATGCATGACGGCAACACGATCGTCGCCGGCTTCATCCCGCTGCTCGATGCCGCGATTCTCATCGCCGCGCGGGAGAAGGGTTTCGCCGCGAAAGAGGGGATCGACCTCGTCCTCGTGCGCGAAACGTCGTGGGCCAATATTCGCGACCGCATGGCCGTCGGCCATTTTGATGCCGCCCACATGCTCGCGCCGATGCCGATTGCGGGCAATCTCGGCCTCAATCCGCTTTCGTCACCGACGATCGCTCCGATGGCGCTTGGGCTCGGCGGCAACGCTGTGACCGTGTCGAACGCTCTTTGGCAGGCAATGGAAAGTCACGGCGCGCCCGACACGCTGGAGCCGTTGGCAACGGGCAGGGCACTTCGCTCGGTTGTTGCGGCCCGGGTAGAGGACGACCTGCCGCGACTCCGTTTCGCCGTCGTCCATCCCCATTCGGGGCACAATTACGAGCTGCGCTATTGGCTTGCGGCGTCCGGCATCGATCCCGAGACCGACGTCGAAATCGTCATCATCCCGCCGCCGCTGATGGCGGATGCCCTGTGTACCGAGAGCATCGACGGCTATTGCGTCGGTGAACCGTGGAATACGGCCGGCGTGTTTGCCGATTGCGGACGCATGGCAACCGTGAAGTCCGCCATCTGGAAATCGAGCCCGGAAAAGGTCCTTGGTGTCGGCACGGAATTTGCGGAGGAGAACCCGGAGCAGATCGCAGCACTGCTGCGTGCGCTCCACAACGCCGCGGTCTGGTGCGGCGAACCCGACAATCACGAGGAACTGGCATTCGCGATCGCCGACGAACGCTATCTCGACGTGGCGCCGAAGATGGTGGTGCCGGCACTCTCCGGTTCCCTGAAAGTCGGGCACGGCGAACAACGCCGCGTCGACGACTTCTTCATTCCCTATGCCAATGCCGCCACCTTCCCATGGCAGAGCCACGCCCTGTGGTTCTACAGCCAGATGGTCCGCTGGGGCCACGTCACAC
Coding sequences within:
- a CDS encoding nitrate transporter, which codes for MHDGNTIVAGFIPLLDAAILIAAREKGFAAKEGIDLVLVRETSWANIRDRMAVGHFDAAHMLAPMPIAGNLGLNPLSSPTIAPMALGLGGNAVTVSNALWQAMESHGAPDTLEPLATGRALRSVVAARVEDDLPRLRFAVVHPHSGHNYELRYWLAASGIDPETDVEIVIIPPPLMADALCTESIDGYCVGEPWNTAGVFADCGRMATVKSAIWKSSPEKVLGVGTEFAEENPEQIAALLRALHNAAVWCGEPDNHEELAFAIADERYLDVAPKMVVPALSGSLKVGHGEQRRVDDFFIPYANAATFPWQSHALWFYSQMVRWGHVTHTAKNVEVARRSYRPDIYRAALAPLGVAIPGANAKVEGAFERPTPVGASGGSLILGPDGFFDGTVFDPDHLDDYLASQRPAKTVSK